In one window of Candidatus Binatia bacterium DNA:
- the rimO gene encoding 30S ribosomal protein S12 methylthiotransferase RimO, with amino-acid sequence MTKKKVYLQSLGCPKNLVDSEVMLGLVARDGGEVVLDPAAADVLIVNTCGFIGDAKRESIDAVLELARLKREAPEKRLVVSGCLVQRYGSELQAAMPEVDAFLGTGDFTRLPELLAGARFPDASAYGGAAHVLPDLTVPRVRTGQFFSAYLKVSEGCDHRCSFCIIPKIRGRHESRPLEAVVAEATALADDGVVELNLIAQDLTAYGRDRGDGTTLARLLRALCRIEGLRWIRLLYNYPRYITAELLDTIATEDKVCPYIDMPLQHVSDSVLRRMRRERDGAAVRALLRRIRGRLPGVAIRTAFIVGFPGETEADFDALLEFVREARCARVGVFRYSREEGTAAAALPDQVPAAVARRRYDRLMRTQAGVARELNRSLVGSVQSVLVCGDDEQGRTYGRLPTQAPEIDGVVYLAGGRAPAGAIVKVAVTGAGTYDLAGRVTDQAKSGIDMGDQSLYLPRPS; translated from the coding sequence ATGACAAAGAAGAAGGTCTACCTCCAGAGCCTGGGGTGCCCCAAGAACCTGGTCGACAGCGAGGTCATGCTCGGTCTCGTGGCCAGAGACGGCGGCGAAGTGGTTCTCGACCCGGCGGCGGCCGACGTCCTCATCGTCAACACCTGCGGATTCATCGGCGACGCGAAGCGCGAGTCGATCGACGCGGTTCTGGAGCTGGCACGCCTGAAGCGTGAGGCCCCGGAAAAACGGCTGGTGGTGAGCGGATGTCTGGTGCAGCGTTACGGCAGCGAGTTGCAGGCGGCAATGCCCGAAGTCGACGCATTCCTCGGCACGGGCGACTTCACTCGGCTGCCGGAGTTGCTGGCGGGAGCGCGCTTCCCCGACGCCAGTGCGTATGGCGGCGCGGCCCATGTGTTGCCCGACCTGACGGTTCCGCGGGTACGGACAGGACAGTTCTTCAGTGCCTATCTAAAGGTGTCCGAGGGTTGCGATCACCGGTGCAGCTTCTGCATCATCCCGAAGATTCGCGGACGGCACGAAAGCCGCCCGCTTGAGGCCGTGGTGGCCGAAGCCACGGCACTGGCCGACGACGGCGTCGTCGAGTTGAACCTCATTGCCCAGGACCTGACTGCTTACGGACGCGACCGCGGGGACGGTACGACACTGGCCCGGTTACTGCGTGCCCTGTGCCGCATCGAGGGGCTGCGCTGGATCCGACTGCTGTACAACTACCCCCGTTACATCACCGCAGAGCTGCTCGACACGATCGCGACCGAGGACAAAGTGTGTCCATACATCGACATGCCCTTGCAGCACGTGAGCGACTCGGTACTGCGGCGCATGCGTCGCGAGCGAGACGGTGCGGCCGTGCGCGCCCTGCTGCGGCGTATCCGAGGGCGGCTTCCCGGGGTGGCGATACGCACCGCGTTCATTGTCGGCTTCCCGGGCGAGACCGAGGCCGACTTCGACGCACTTCTCGAGTTCGTGCGGGAGGCGCGGTGCGCGCGGGTGGGTGTGTTTCGATACTCGCGCGAGGAAGGCACTGCCGCGGCCGCCCTGCCCGATCAGGTTCCCGCAGCGGTGGCGCGGCGGCGGTACGACCGGCTGATGCGGACGCAAGCCGGAGTCGCCCGGGAGTTGAACCGCAGTCTGGTAGGGAGCGTGCAATCGGTACTGGTTTGCGGAGACGACGAGCAGGGGCGGACGTACGGCCGGTTGCCCACGCAAGCCCCGGAGATCGACGGGGTCGTCTACCTCGCGGGAGGCCGGGCACCGGCCGGCGCAATCGTCAAAGTGGCGGTGACCGGAGCGGGCACTTACGACCTCGCCGGCAGAGTAACCGACCAGGCGAAAAGCGGCATTGACATGGGTGATCAATCTCTTTATCTTCCGCGGCCTTCATAA
- a CDS encoding TraR/DksA family transcriptional regulator: protein MRKAVLKQAQEKLLAMRRQVLREISEDLKQGREGSKEEGMDTYDLASEERDREISFILTDRDRDKVQAIQDALERVQEGTYGICESCEMEITPGRLNALPFTRLCVSCQAEHEKEMKTQRRYEDDRTYRKLGTTDVDEENT from the coding sequence ATGCGCAAGGCCGTGTTGAAACAAGCCCAGGAAAAACTCCTTGCCATGCGCCGCCAGGTCCTGCGCGAGATTTCCGAAGATCTCAAGCAGGGGCGGGAAGGCAGCAAGGAAGAGGGTATGGATACTTACGACCTGGCCAGCGAAGAGCGCGACCGGGAGATAAGTTTCATTCTGACCGACCGCGACCGCGACAAGGTACAGGCCATTCAAGACGCTCTCGAACGCGTCCAGGAGGGCACCTACGGCATTTGCGAGAGTTGCGAAATGGAGATCACGCCGGGTCGTCTCAACGCCCTGCCCTTCACCCGGCTGTGCGTAAGTTGCCAGGCCGAACACGAAAAAGAAATGAAGACCCAACGCCGGTACGAAGACGACCGCACGTACCGTAAACTCGGGACGACCGACGTCGACGAAGAAAACACCTGA
- a CDS encoding 7-carboxy-7-deazaguanine synthase QueE, with protein MAVAQGYISEIFVSFQGEGAHVGRRHLFVRFGGCNLRCVYCDTPASLERGPEFTVYRGDGTAVRHPNPAAPADLASIVTDLLASEAPVAAVAVTGGEPLTQTDFLAAFLKTARLPVPVLLETSGVLPRRLKEVLGLVDIVSMDMKLPSNTGERAFWGEHAEFIELASRREVYVKIPVDASTADEDVIRAAHLIRDAGRPIEVFLQPILDGENRPTIDPGRLAAFHASIHAIVPAVRVLPQTHKLLGVR; from the coding sequence ATGGCCGTCGCTCAGGGCTACATCAGCGAGATTTTCGTCTCCTTCCAAGGCGAGGGTGCCCACGTGGGGCGGCGTCACCTATTCGTACGCTTCGGCGGCTGCAACTTGCGGTGCGTCTATTGCGACACACCGGCCAGCCTGGAACGGGGTCCGGAGTTCACCGTTTATCGCGGCGACGGCACCGCCGTACGGCACCCAAATCCGGCTGCGCCGGCGGACCTCGCATCCATTGTGACCGACCTGCTGGCGTCCGAGGCGCCGGTGGCGGCAGTGGCGGTCACGGGCGGCGAACCTCTCACCCAGACGGACTTCCTCGCCGCTTTTCTGAAAACGGCGAGGCTGCCGGTCCCCGTGCTGCTCGAAACCAGCGGCGTGCTGCCGCGGCGACTAAAAGAAGTGTTGGGGCTCGTTGACATCGTGAGCATGGACATGAAACTGCCCTCGAACACCGGCGAACGCGCATTCTGGGGCGAGCACGCGGAATTCATCGAGCTGGCGAGTCGACGCGAGGTATACGTCAAGATCCCGGTCGATGCTTCGACAGCAGACGAAGATGTCATCCGAGCCGCACACCTGATTCGCGATGCCGGCCGGCCGATAGAGGTGTTTCTGCAGCCGATTCTCGACGGAGAGAATCGACCGACGATCGATCCAGGACGTCTTGCGGCGTTTCATGCGTCGATCCATGCGATTGTGCCGGCGGTACGCGTACTGCCCCAAACTCACAAGCTGCTCGGAGTACGGTAG
- a CDS encoding homoserine kinase: MSKKDVSEIGAEYGLPRVTGMRELGEAVPPDRYLLETAKGRYALALVEPRSEMDGKREIDLLQFLRKHGFPCQVPLADRRGRYAREWYGQAMVLCRYVDGHPVEVENLSHAQLEDVGRVIGDLHVITKAYKKGIDNRFALERLTDVYNDVRGRLPYYLKRIVRTLDEEVEYLTDYLESKLPKGIIHGELAPEHLRFKGDKVVAVLEIGVACRGKFIFDLANAVNALCYEGGRYHLKRFEALLTGYEAVRTLSLAEWDAFPNELRFSAFRCAVLRLRDFFETPADDRQRVNRDFQEFYERLRILRREREGGMEPILMAMATGYDYRRYQRVKAVEKRGH, encoded by the coding sequence GTGTCAAAAAAGGACGTTAGCGAGATCGGGGCCGAGTACGGCCTGCCCCGGGTCACGGGTATGCGTGAACTGGGGGAGGCGGTGCCGCCGGACCGATACCTGCTAGAGACCGCCAAGGGCAGATACGCGCTGGCGCTGGTCGAGCCCCGCAGCGAAATGGACGGTAAGCGGGAGATCGATCTGTTGCAGTTCCTGCGTAAGCACGGATTTCCCTGTCAGGTGCCGCTGGCGGACCGCCGGGGCCGGTACGCGCGGGAGTGGTACGGGCAGGCGATGGTCCTGTGCCGATACGTCGACGGGCATCCAGTGGAGGTCGAGAATCTGAGTCACGCTCAGCTCGAAGACGTGGGCCGCGTCATCGGCGACTTGCACGTCATTACAAAGGCTTACAAGAAGGGCATCGACAATCGCTTCGCCTTGGAACGACTGACCGACGTATACAATGATGTGCGCGGGCGTCTGCCCTACTATCTCAAGCGGATCGTGCGCACTCTTGACGAAGAGGTCGAGTACCTCACCGATTACCTCGAATCGAAGCTGCCGAAGGGAATCATCCACGGCGAGCTTGCGCCCGAACACCTGCGTTTTAAGGGCGACAAGGTCGTTGCGGTACTGGAGATCGGCGTCGCTTGCCGCGGTAAGTTCATCTTCGACCTGGCTAATGCCGTCAACGCCCTGTGCTACGAGGGCGGGCGATACCACCTGAAGCGGTTCGAGGCGCTGCTCACCGGTTACGAGGCGGTGCGCACCCTGTCGTTGGCCGAGTGGGACGCGTTTCCGAACGAGTTGCGTTTTTCGGCGTTCCGTTGCGCCGTGCTGCGGTTACGGGACTTCTTCGAGACACCGGCCGACGACCGCCAGCGGGTAAACCGAGACTTCCAGGAGTTCTACGAGCGTTTGCGCATCCTGCGCCGGGAGCGCGAAGGGGGCATGGAGCCGATCCTCATGGCCATGGCCACCGGGTACGACTACCGCAGGTATCAGCGCGTCAAGGCGGTCGAGAAGCGCGGGCACTGA
- a CDS encoding alanine--glyoxylate aminotransferase family protein: protein MIKNYLIAPGPTPVPARVLLASAQPIIHHRTPQFSRIFADAKTGLKEIFQTQQDVLMLAASGTGAMESAVTNLFNPGDQVLVVNGGKFGERWTKLSKTFGLEVVELKVEWGCGARVEDIGKALEAHPRIVGVLVQASETSTTAVHPVKEIAALTRSRDIMLVVDGITAVGVYDVPMDRWGIDALITGSQKALMMPPGLAFIALSARAWERVKNVKTPRFYFDLARERDNLSKDTTAWTPAIALITGLREALLMMREEGLERIFARHARLAAATRAAAAALGLRLVAPEAPSPAVTGIYVPPAVDGKKLVGYLRDRMGITFAGGQDHLAGKIVRVGHLGYVGAYDVVTAVAALEMALRKFGHAVELGRGVAAAEEIFIDALPE from the coding sequence GTGATCAAGAACTACTTGATTGCCCCCGGGCCGACTCCGGTTCCCGCCCGCGTTCTGCTCGCTTCCGCGCAGCCGATCATCCACCATCGCACGCCGCAGTTCAGCCGGATCTTCGCGGACGCGAAGACCGGCCTGAAGGAGATCTTCCAGACCCAGCAGGATGTCCTCATGCTGGCCGCCTCGGGCACCGGCGCGATGGAGAGCGCGGTGACCAACCTGTTCAACCCGGGCGACCAGGTGCTGGTCGTCAATGGCGGCAAGTTCGGCGAACGCTGGACCAAGCTCTCTAAGACGTTCGGCCTCGAGGTCGTCGAACTGAAGGTCGAATGGGGTTGCGGCGCGCGGGTGGAGGACATCGGCAAAGCGCTGGAGGCGCATCCGCGCATCGTGGGCGTGCTGGTACAGGCCAGTGAGACGTCGACCACGGCGGTTCACCCGGTAAAGGAGATCGCGGCGTTGACCCGCAGCCGCGATATCATGCTGGTGGTCGACGGCATCACCGCCGTCGGCGTTTACGATGTGCCGATGGATCGCTGGGGTATCGATGCGTTGATCACCGGCTCGCAGAAGGCATTGATGATGCCGCCCGGGCTCGCGTTCATCGCCCTGAGTGCTCGGGCATGGGAGCGCGTTAAGAACGTGAAGACGCCGCGGTTCTATTTCGATCTGGCCCGCGAACGCGACAACCTCTCCAAGGACACTACCGCATGGACGCCGGCGATCGCTTTGATCACCGGGCTGCGGGAGGCTCTGCTCATGATGCGCGAAGAGGGGCTGGAGCGGATCTTCGCGCGGCACGCGCGTTTGGCGGCGGCGACCCGCGCCGCGGCGGCGGCGCTGGGCTTGCGACTGGTGGCCCCTGAAGCGCCGAGTCCGGCGGTGACCGGCATCTACGTACCGCCGGCGGTGGATGGGAAGAAGCTGGTCGGTTACCTTCGCGACCGGATGGGCATAACCTTTGCCGGCGGACAGGATCATCTCGCCGGGAAGATCGTACGGGTCGGGCATCTCGGTTACGTGGGGGCCTACGATGTGGTGACCGCGGTAGCTGCGCTGGAGATGGCGTTACGCAAGTTCGGCCATGCGGTGGAGCTCGGGCGCGGGGTTGCGGCGGCGGAAGAAATCTTCATCGACGCCTTGCCGGAGTGA
- the serA gene encoding phosphoglycerate dehydrogenase — protein sequence MYRVLVADKLAPQGMAILRDASELHVDEAVGLKPAELAARVGPYQGLVVRSGSRVTAEVIAAAGALKVIGRAGIGVDNIDVEAATKRGIVVMNTPSGNNVTTAEHAVSMMLALARSIPQATASMKAGKWEKGRFTGSEVFHKTFGIVGVGNIGSLVAERALGLKMRVIAFDPFITAAAAQRMGVEPVTLDELFATADFISIHTPLTADTRGMVNAAAFGKMKRGVRLINCARGGIVDEQALAAAIRDGIVAGAALDVFEQEPPAPDHPLLQLDQVICTPHLGAATDEAQVNVSVAIAQQVAEFLTRGVIRDAVNVPTISHEMLEILGPYLEIGEKLGGLQAQLLTAAPQEVAIEYAGEVTEYDVKPLSVAVLRGLLGRMMEEGFVNYVNAPAIARERGIKVIETKTSQTKGFSNMVTVTVTSAHGASTVGGAIFGQRIVRLVRINNFFLDADPEGYILMLHNKDVPGVVGAIGMALGEAKINIARLELGREHVGGMAISLFHIDEPIPDAVMERLRRLPNIVSAQLIRL from the coding sequence ATGTATCGAGTTCTGGTTGCCGACAAACTCGCGCCGCAGGGGATGGCCATCCTGCGGGATGCTTCCGAATTGCACGTTGACGAGGCGGTGGGGCTCAAACCGGCGGAGCTGGCGGCGCGGGTCGGTCCCTATCAGGGGCTGGTTGTGCGCAGCGGATCGCGGGTGACCGCCGAGGTGATCGCGGCGGCGGGGGCGCTCAAGGTCATTGGCCGCGCCGGAATCGGCGTCGACAACATCGACGTGGAGGCCGCGACCAAGCGCGGCATCGTGGTGATGAACACGCCGTCGGGAAACAACGTCACCACTGCCGAGCACGCGGTCAGCATGATGCTGGCGCTCGCGCGTTCCATTCCACAGGCCACCGCATCAATGAAGGCAGGCAAGTGGGAGAAGGGGCGGTTTACCGGATCCGAGGTGTTCCACAAGACGTTTGGCATCGTCGGCGTCGGCAACATCGGCAGCCTCGTGGCCGAGCGTGCGCTCGGTCTGAAGATGCGGGTGATCGCCTTCGACCCGTTCATTACTGCGGCGGCGGCCCAGCGGATGGGGGTCGAGCCGGTAACGTTGGACGAGTTGTTCGCCACGGCCGATTTCATCAGCATTCACACTCCGTTGACGGCGGACACCCGCGGCATGGTCAATGCGGCCGCGTTCGGGAAGATGAAGCGGGGCGTGCGCCTGATAAATTGCGCGCGCGGCGGCATCGTGGACGAACAGGCGCTGGCGGCAGCCATCCGCGACGGCATCGTGGCGGGAGCGGCGCTGGACGTCTTCGAACAGGAGCCGCCGGCCCCGGACCATCCCCTGTTGCAGCTCGATCAAGTGATCTGCACGCCGCACCTCGGCGCCGCCACCGACGAGGCGCAGGTGAACGTTTCGGTAGCGATCGCCCAACAGGTGGCGGAGTTCCTTACCCGCGGCGTCATCCGTGACGCGGTGAACGTGCCGACGATCAGCCACGAGATGCTCGAAATCCTCGGACCGTACCTGGAGATCGGCGAGAAGCTCGGGGGTTTGCAGGCGCAGTTGCTGACGGCAGCGCCGCAGGAGGTGGCGATCGAGTACGCGGGCGAGGTGACGGAATACGACGTCAAACCGCTCAGCGTTGCGGTGCTGCGCGGCCTTCTGGGTCGCATGATGGAGGAAGGATTCGTCAACTACGTCAACGCGCCGGCCATCGCTCGCGAACGAGGCATCAAGGTAATCGAGACCAAGACCAGCCAGACCAAGGGCTTCTCCAACATGGTTACGGTGACGGTGACGAGCGCCCACGGGGCGAGTACGGTCGGGGGCGCCATCTTCGGGCAGCGGATCGTCCGCCTTGTGCGGATCAACAACTTCTTTCTCGACGCCGACCCGGAGGGGTACATCCTCATGCTGCACAACAAGGACGTGCCCGGCGTGGTCGGGGCCATCGGCATGGCTTTGGGAGAAGCTAAGATCAACATCGCCCGGCTGGAGCTCGGTCGCGAGCACGTCGGAGGGATGGCGATCTCGCTGTTCCATATTGACGAGCCGATCCCGGATGCGGTCATGGAGCGCTTGCGACGGCTGCCGAATATCGTGTCGGCGCAACTGATCCGTCTGTAA
- a CDS encoding adenylosuccinate synthase, with amino-acid sequence MPAVVVVGAQWGDEGKGKIVDILAEHADVIVRYQGGNNAGHTLVVDGNKTVLHLVPSGVLHRGKVCVIGNGVVVDPQVLFAEIDALRQRGYLTEDEGLRISDRAHLIMPYHRAIDLARERLRGEGRIGTTGRGIGPAYEDKSARVGLRVADLFDGEGFAEALRWTIHEKNAYLSGMLGEQALDFEAIHEQYCALRERLAPHVTDTGLYLHTALGQGKRVLLEGAQGTMLDVDHGTYPYVTSSNTVAGGACTGAGIAPQQISAVVGIVKAYTTRVGSGPFPTELHDELGAKLRQDGDEYGATTGRPRRCGWFDAVVGRHAVRVNGIWGLALTKIDVLTGIDPIRVCVAYELDGRRLDDVPASGAALRTIRPIYEEWAGWHEPLGQVRRLEDLPTTALRYIRRLEELVGAPMVMVSVGAAREETIVLQNPFRRG; translated from the coding sequence ATGCCTGCAGTCGTTGTGGTTGGTGCCCAATGGGGCGACGAAGGCAAAGGCAAGATCGTCGATATTCTCGCCGAGCACGCCGACGTAATCGTCCGTTATCAGGGTGGCAACAATGCCGGCCACACCCTCGTGGTGGATGGCAACAAGACGGTTCTGCATCTGGTGCCCTCGGGCGTCCTGCACCGGGGCAAGGTTTGCGTTATCGGAAACGGCGTGGTGGTTGACCCGCAGGTGCTCTTTGCGGAGATCGACGCGCTGCGGCAACGCGGCTATCTGACCGAAGACGAGGGGTTGCGTATCAGCGACCGGGCACACCTCATCATGCCCTACCACCGCGCCATCGATCTGGCACGGGAGCGTCTGCGAGGGGAGGGACGGATCGGCACCACCGGGCGGGGCATCGGGCCGGCGTACGAGGACAAGAGCGCCCGGGTGGGTCTGCGAGTGGCGGACCTGTTCGACGGCGAGGGGTTTGCCGAGGCCTTGCGGTGGACGATCCACGAGAAGAACGCGTACTTGAGCGGCATGCTGGGAGAGCAGGCCCTTGACTTCGAGGCGATTCACGAGCAGTACTGCGCGCTCCGCGAGCGGCTTGCCCCGCACGTGACCGACACCGGGCTTTATCTGCACACGGCACTGGGGCAAGGAAAACGCGTACTGCTCGAGGGTGCCCAGGGAACCATGCTCGATGTCGATCACGGGACATATCCGTATGTCACCTCTTCGAACACCGTCGCCGGCGGTGCGTGTACGGGAGCTGGAATCGCGCCTCAGCAGATCTCAGCCGTGGTCGGCATCGTCAAGGCGTACACGACGCGGGTGGGCAGCGGCCCCTTCCCGACCGAGCTGCACGACGAGCTCGGCGCCAAATTGCGCCAGGACGGCGACGAGTACGGGGCGACGACCGGACGCCCCCGGCGCTGCGGCTGGTTCGATGCCGTGGTCGGGCGGCACGCCGTGCGGGTCAACGGTATCTGGGGACTGGCCCTCACCAAGATCGACGTCCTTACGGGCATCGATCCGATCCGCGTTTGCGTGGCCTACGAGCTTGACGGGCGGCGCCTCGATGACGTGCCGGCGAGCGGTGCGGCGCTGCGGACGATCCGACCGATCTACGAAGAGTGGGCGGGTTGGCACGAGCCGCTGGGGCAGGTGCGACGACTCGAGGATCTCCCGACAACGGCACTGCGCTATATCAGGCGTCTTGAAGAGCTGGTCGGCGCCCCCATGGTCATGGTTTCCGTCGGTGCCGCGCGCGAAGAGACGATCGTCCTGCAGAACCCCTTCCGGCGCGGCTGA
- a CDS encoding cytochrome c family protein, with product MAQIFPRSANDVVRASLVGLLVLVGGLGATGWFVNKSGYVTRAGLAVEQPIQFSHKHHAGELGIDCRYCHSAVERSHNAGIPATQVCMNCHNQIWADSPTLEPVRSSWRTEEPIVWNKVYDLPNFVYFNHSIHVTQGIGCATCHGRVDQMNLIYQVPSLQMEWCLGCHRQPEKFIRPRDQVFNMAYEAPADQLALGARLVKEHNVHKEQLVDCSVCHR from the coding sequence ATGGCACAGATATTTCCCCGAAGTGCAAATGACGTAGTACGGGCGAGCCTTGTGGGTCTGCTGGTACTCGTCGGCGGGCTCGGCGCTACAGGCTGGTTTGTCAATAAATCAGGGTATGTCACACGGGCGGGCCTGGCCGTCGAACAGCCGATTCAGTTCAGCCACAAGCATCACGCCGGGGAGCTCGGCATCGATTGCCGGTACTGCCACTCCGCGGTCGAGCGCAGTCACAACGCCGGCATACCGGCGACCCAGGTCTGCATGAACTGCCACAACCAGATCTGGGCCGACAGCCCGACACTGGAGCCGGTGCGGTCGAGCTGGCGCACCGAAGAGCCGATCGTTTGGAACAAGGTCTACGACCTGCCTAATTTCGTCTATTTCAATCACAGCATCCACGTAACCCAGGGCATCGGGTGCGCCACTTGCCACGGGCGCGTCGATCAAATGAACCTGATCTACCAGGTGCCTTCGCTCCAGATGGAATGGTGTCTGGGGTGCCATCGGCAGCCGGAGAAGTTTATCCGGCCGCGGGATCAGGTCTTCAACATGGCGTACGAGGCGCCGGCAGACCAGTTGGCGCTCGGCGCACGACTGGTGAAGGAGCATAACGTTCACAAGGAGCAGCTAGTCGATTGCTCCGTGTGTCATCGTTAG